One Thioclava sp. ES.031 genomic window, GGGTCCTTCGGGCGCAGGGTCTCCGTGACTTCTCACGAATCCTAGCAGGACCAGGCCCAAAAGCAAAAGAACGATGATCGGCGTGATGCCCGTCGACTGATTTCCGCTTATCTGCGTCGTGATCCCGATCGCGAGCGGGGCGATGAAGGCCGTGGCCTTGCCCGAAAGCGCGTAGAGGCCAAAATGCTCGGTGATCTTTTCGGGGTCGGCCTGACGCACCATCATCGTGCGCGAGGCCGATTGCAGCGCGCCGCCGCAGGCCCCGATCATCCCGCCCAGCACCATGAAAGCGATGTCGGGCAGTTTGCTGTCGGGGGTGACGGCCATGCCGAAGACGCTTTCGCGCGAGATCATCACGATGCCGATCACCACAAGCGTCAGCACGACCAGCGAGGTGATGATCACCGTGCGCGGCCCCCAGCGGTCATCGGCCTTGCCGCCGAGCCATGCGAAGGTCGCCCCGGTGATCGTGCCGAGGATGCCGAACAGACCGATCAGCGTGATCGACCAGTTCAACACGCCCGCCGCATAGAGCCCGCCGAAAGTGTAGATGCCGTTGAGCGCGTCGCGGTAGAACATCGAGCTGAGCAGGAACGAGGTCAGCGAGCGCCGGCGCGGCAGCGCCTTCAGCGTCGCGCGCAGTTCGGGCCAAGCGCCGCGCAGCGCCGTGCCGATGGGCAGCGCGTCGGGTTTGCGCGGCTCGCGCACCCAGAGGAAGAAGGGGATCATGAAGACCGCATACCAGATCGCGGTGAGCGGCCCGACCGCGCGGGTATCCTCGCGCGTGGCGACGTCGAGGCCGAAGAGCGGGTCGATCCCCAGCATCGTCTTGCCGGTCGTCGGGCTCGCCTGCAGCAGCAGAAGCATGATGAACAGCGTGATCATCCCGCCGATATAGCCGAATGCCCAGCCAGAGCCGGAGATGCGCCCGATCTCTTCGCGAGGACCGAGGTCAGGCAGGATCGCATTGGTGAAGGTGGTCGCGAATTCCATGCCGATCATGCCGATGGCGAAGCTGATCATGATCGCCATCAGCTTGAAATCGCCCGGCACCGCATACCACAGGCCCCAGGCGCCCAGCACATACATCACCGAGAAGACCCAGATGAACGGCATTCGCCGTCCCGAGCGGTCCGCGACCGCGCCGAGGAAGGGCGAGCCGAGCGCGATCAGGATCCCGGCGATGCCGACGCCGTAGCCCCAGACGGTCTGCGCCGCCGTGCCCGAGCCCATCAGGTCTTTCACGAAGGGGGCGAAGATGAAGGTGACCAGCAGCGTGTTATAGGGTTGGCTCGCCCAGTCGAAGAACCACCAGCCCCAGATGCGTTTCTTCGCCGTGATCATGTCGCCCTCTCCCCGCCGCGCTAGTAATTGCGGCGATCAAGCCCGAAAAGCGACGGTCTGGCAAGGGTTTCGACGGTTTAGACATGCCGCGCTGGCGGCAGTGTTACATCTGCGGCGGCCACGGGCGCATGTGGTCAGCCTCGGCCCACGCGGTCACAAATTCGGGAAGTGGCGGCGAGGTCGCATCCTGCCCCATCTCGGCCAGAACCTGCGCGGGCGGGATCATGCCTTTCTTGGAGGTCACGGCGCCGCGGATCAGCACATGCGATGTGCAGTCTCCGTCCTTCGTGAACATCGCATGTTCGAGCCAGATCCAGCGATCGTCCCAGCCGAGGCAACGCGAGCGCATCTCGATTTTCTGGAACGCCTGCACCCGGCGGCGATAGCGCGTGGTGTTCCCGGCGACCACGATGCCCCATTTGTTGCGCTTGAGCGCATCCCAGAGCCCGGTGCGGATCGCGAGCGGAATCCGCCCCAGATCAAAGAGCGTCAGCGTGCGCCCGTTGTTGAGCTCCATCCACAGGTCGATGTCCCACGGCCAGCAGATATGCTGGCTGACATGGGTGCCCGTGATCGGCAACGCCGGGGCGTTGCGGAACTTCACGATCTCTTTGGCCATGCGGATAACGGGATACATGCGCCCAGAGGTGCTGCGCCGCAGCGGGGCGGTCAAGAGAGACGTTACGGAAAATGCGCGCCAGCCTGCGGTTGCAATGGGGCTGCGCCTCGCTTACCTGTCTTTGCGATCCAAAGCGGAGGTTTCGATGGTCACGCTCTTTCAGGCCCTGGTGCTGATCCTGAACGTCATCTGGTTCGTCATGATCGCCCATATCATCATGAGCTGGCTGATCAATTTTCAGGTGCTGAACCTGCGCCAACCCTTGGTGGCGCAAATCTGGTTCGGTCTGAATAACCTGCTGGAGCCGATCTACGGGCGCATCCGGCGCTTCCTGCCCGACACGGGCGGGCTCGATCTGGCGCCGCTGGTGGCCTTCATCATCCTGATCATCATCCGTCAGGCGCTGTTCAACAACGCGGCCTTCTTCTACGGCAACAGCTTCTGATGCCAGCGGCTGCGGCAGCCGAAGCCCCCGCAGAGCTACTGGCGCGGGTCTGGGGGTTCGACGCCTTCCGGCCCGGTCAGGAAGAGAT contains:
- a CDS encoding MFS transporter, which translates into the protein MITAKKRIWGWWFFDWASQPYNTLLVTFIFAPFVKDLMGSGTAAQTVWGYGVGIAGILIALGSPFLGAVADRSGRRMPFIWVFSVMYVLGAWGLWYAVPGDFKLMAIMISFAIGMIGMEFATTFTNAILPDLGPREEIGRISGSGWAFGYIGGMITLFIMLLLLQASPTTGKTMLGIDPLFGLDVATREDTRAVGPLTAIWYAVFMIPFFLWVREPRKPDALPIGTALRGAWPELRATLKALPRRRSLTSFLLSSMFYRDALNGIYTFGGLYAAGVLNWSITLIGLFGILGTITGATFAWLGGKADDRWGPRTVIITSLVVLTLVVIGIVMISRESVFGMAVTPDSKLPDIAFMVLGGMIGACGGALQSASRTMMVRQADPEKITEHFGLYALSGKATAFIAPLAIGITTQISGNQSTGITPIIVLLLLGLVLLGFVRSHGDPAPEGPPSS
- a CDS encoding acyl-CoA thioesterase — translated: MYPVIRMAKEIVKFRNAPALPITGTHVSQHICWPWDIDLWMELNNGRTLTLFDLGRIPLAIRTGLWDALKRNKWGIVVAGNTTRYRRRVQAFQKIEMRSRCLGWDDRWIWLEHAMFTKDGDCTSHVLIRGAVTSKKGMIPPAQVLAEMGQDATSPPLPEFVTAWAEADHMRPWPPQM
- a CDS encoding YggT family protein, with amino-acid sequence MVTLFQALVLILNVIWFVMIAHIIMSWLINFQVLNLRQPLVAQIWFGLNNLLEPIYGRIRRFLPDTGGLDLAPLVAFIILIIIRQALFNNAAFFYGNSF